One Porphyromonas pogonae genomic region harbors:
- a CDS encoding C10 family peptidase: MSNFNRFWRLLLAGSAVLLLFSCSKDDYASRQGGPAEPSESGFVNEKQALDIAATFMGSENLAPEMRTSSASELKVIYTDAQGSNLKSSDSQAQKPTYYVIEVNKTGFVIVSASDATYPVLGYSTESTFDPKDIPANMQDMLSDYSQEVKYAWKHIKANEKTVAMRNAALRGRYNNPQDTITVAPLLGNIHWSQRPYYNAYCPEGCPVGCVATATAQIMRYWEYPESGKGKHSYNHPSYGIQSFDYNYKLDWKAMPKPRLTEPDSLVAKFCYGVAVGVNMRFGPKGSGAMQTDVPNMIQKFYKYPSTVTNAFRWAYSDKDWEALVRAELDARRPVQYAGYGGGGGHSFVCDGYSKNNYFHINWGWGGMSDGYFKLNALDPDNLGTGGGTGGFNRNQVIVIGFAPAQTPPPGPDPDPTPDPDAPQYCSSASIYTQYLYIKEVTIGNMSNVTGGSDIGYGDYTQKHIIATAGTSLPCRFVPGVYDGGLYNNYWGAWIDLDNNGIFESTEMILNKKATTTITGNLNLPKTLKSGSYRMRVTMKYGAKPSPCETFNHGEVEDYTLVIK; encoded by the coding sequence ATGAGTAATTTTAATCGCTTTTGGCGGCTCCTACTTGCCGGATCCGCAGTTTTACTCTTATTTTCGTGCTCCAAAGACGACTATGCCTCAAGACAAGGAGGTCCTGCTGAACCTTCCGAGTCTGGCTTCGTAAATGAAAAACAAGCCTTGGACATTGCCGCAACCTTTATGGGTAGTGAAAACCTGGCTCCCGAGATGCGTACTTCGTCGGCGTCCGAGCTCAAAGTTATTTACACCGATGCTCAGGGATCAAATTTAAAAAGCTCTGATTCCCAAGCACAAAAACCAACTTACTACGTAATTGAGGTTAATAAAACCGGTTTTGTTATCGTTTCAGCTTCTGATGCAACTTATCCGGTACTTGGTTACTCCACAGAATCTACCTTTGATCCGAAAGATATCCCCGCAAATATGCAGGATATGCTTAGTGATTATTCACAGGAGGTTAAGTATGCATGGAAGCATATCAAAGCCAATGAAAAGACTGTAGCTATGAGAAATGCAGCTTTGAGAGGAAGATATAACAACCCTCAAGACACCATCACGGTAGCTCCTCTTCTCGGTAATATCCACTGGTCTCAAAGGCCATATTACAATGCTTATTGCCCAGAAGGTTGCCCGGTAGGTTGTGTTGCAACTGCTACAGCACAAATCATGCGCTACTGGGAGTATCCTGAATCAGGTAAAGGTAAGCATAGTTATAATCATCCCTCTTATGGAATCCAATCTTTCGACTACAATTATAAACTTGATTGGAAAGCCATGCCCAAACCCAGACTCACTGAACCTGACTCTTTGGTGGCAAAGTTCTGTTACGGTGTAGCTGTAGGGGTAAATATGCGCTTTGGTCCAAAAGGCAGTGGTGCTATGCAAACAGATGTACCTAACATGATTCAGAAGTTTTATAAATATCCAAGTACTGTAACAAACGCTTTTCGTTGGGCTTATTCAGATAAAGATTGGGAAGCTCTCGTACGCGCAGAATTGGATGCCAGACGCCCTGTGCAATATGCAGGTTATGGAGGCGGAGGCGGCCACTCATTTGTTTGTGACGGCTACTCTAAAAATAACTACTTCCACATCAACTGGGGATGGGGTGGCATGTCTGATGGATACTTCAAGCTAAACGCTCTTGATCCCGATAATTTGGGTACAGGCGGTGGTACGGGTGGATTCAACAGAAACCAAGTTATTGTAATTGGTTTTGCTCCAGCTCAGACTCCTCCTCCAGGACCAGATCCTGATCCTACTCCAGATCCCGATGCTCCACAATATTGTTCATCAGCGTCAATATATACACAATATCTCTATATCAAAGAAGTTACAATCGGTAATATGTCAAATGTGACCGGAGGTAGTGATATAGGTTATGGTGATTACACTCAAAAACACATCATAGCAACAGCAGGTACTTCATTGCCTTGCAGATTTGTTCCGGGTGTTTATGATGGTGGACTTTACAACAACTACTGGGGGGCTTGGATTGACCTTGATAACAACGGTATTTTTGAATCAACAGAAATGATCCTTAATAAAAAAGCAACAACAACTATAACAGGCAATCTTAATTTACCTAAAACTCTAAAGTCGGGTTCATACAGAATGCGCGTTACAATGAAATATGGTGCTAAGCCCTCTCCTTGTGAAACATTTAATCACGGTGAGGTTGAGGATTATACTCTTGTAATCAAATAG